A region from the Nostoc sp. HK-01 genome encodes:
- a CDS encoding cation diffusion facilitator family transporter — protein sequence MSSQTARSYAFLSIAAAVVTIGLKFGAYLLTGSVGLLSDAIESCVNLVAALVALWALTYAAKPADAEHTFGHSKAEYFSSGAEGALIIVAAISIALEAWGRLLHPEPLTQLGLGLVLSLLATAVNGAVAVVLLKAGKRLRSITLRADAHHLLTDVWTSGGVILGIFLVQVTGWLILDPIIALLVAVNIIWAGFNLLRETFSGLLDTALPKEEQEIIRQIFSEYEHQNIQFHAMRSRLAGTRRFISFHVLVPGAWSVRQGHDLCEEIELKIIQALPGSSIITHLEPVEDPISWDDMELERLSQP from the coding sequence ATGAGTAGCCAAACAGCCCGTTCTTACGCCTTCTTATCAATTGCAGCCGCAGTAGTGACTATTGGTTTAAAGTTTGGGGCTTACCTACTAACAGGTTCAGTCGGGCTACTGTCTGATGCTATTGAATCATGTGTAAATCTAGTGGCTGCACTGGTAGCGCTATGGGCATTAACTTATGCAGCTAAACCAGCCGATGCCGAACACACCTTTGGCCATTCTAAAGCCGAGTATTTTTCTAGTGGAGCCGAAGGTGCATTAATTATCGTGGCAGCTATTAGCATTGCCCTAGAAGCTTGGGGACGCTTGCTGCATCCAGAACCACTAACTCAACTGGGATTAGGGCTAGTGCTGTCATTATTAGCCACAGCAGTTAATGGTGCAGTAGCTGTTGTCTTACTCAAAGCCGGAAAACGCTTACGTTCCATTACCTTGCGAGCAGATGCTCACCACCTATTAACTGATGTCTGGACTTCCGGTGGTGTGATACTCGGAATTTTTCTCGTGCAGGTAACAGGTTGGTTGATACTTGACCCCATCATTGCCCTATTGGTAGCAGTTAATATTATTTGGGCAGGATTTAATTTACTGCGGGAAACCTTTTCTGGACTACTAGACACGGCTTTACCAAAAGAAGAACAAGAAATTATTCGGCAGATATTTAGTGAATACGAACATCAAAATATCCAGTTCCATGCTATGCGCTCTCGGTTAGCAGGAACCCGTCGCTTTATTTCCTTTCACGTTTTAGTCCCAGGCGCTTGGAGTGTGCGCCAAGGACATGATTTATGTGAAGAAATTGAGTTGAAAATTATTCAAGCACTGCCAGGAAGTAGCATTATCACTCACCTGGAGCCTGTAGAAGACCCTATCTCTTGGGATGATATGGAATTGGAGCGTCTCAGTCAACCGTGA
- a CDS encoding Photosystem II reaction centre protein PsbA/D1 — translation MTATLQQRKSANVWEQFCNWITSTNNRLYIGWFGVLMIPTLLAATTCFVIAFIAAPPVDIDGIREPVAGSLLYGNNIISGAVVPSSNAIGLHFYPIWEAASLDEWLYNGGPYQLVIFHFLIGVFCYLGREWELSYRLGMRPWICLAFSAPVAAATAVFLIYPIGQGSFSDGMPLGISGTFNFMIVFQAEHNILMHPFHMLGVAGVFGGSLFSAMHGSLVTSSLVRETTENESQNYGYKFGQEEETYNIVAAHGYFGRLIFQYASFNNSRSLHFFLAAWPVIGIWFTALGVSTMAFNLNGFNFNQSVIDSQGRVINTWADIINRANLGMEVMHERNAHNFPLDLAAGDVAPVALTAPAING, via the coding sequence ATGACAGCAACCTTACAACAGCGCAAAAGCGCCAACGTATGGGAGCAGTTCTGCAACTGGATCACCAGCACCAACAACCGCCTATACATCGGCTGGTTCGGCGTACTCATGATCCCAACCTTGCTGGCTGCAACCACCTGCTTCGTAATCGCCTTCATCGCCGCACCACCAGTAGACATCGACGGTATCCGTGAACCAGTAGCAGGTTCCTTACTCTACGGAAACAACATCATCTCCGGAGCAGTAGTACCATCCTCCAACGCAATTGGCTTGCACTTCTACCCAATTTGGGAAGCAGCTTCTCTTGATGAGTGGTTGTACAACGGTGGCCCATACCAACTAGTAATATTCCACTTCCTGATTGGCGTATTTTGCTACCTCGGTCGTGAATGGGAACTATCCTACCGCTTAGGAATGCGTCCTTGGATCTGCCTAGCATTCTCCGCACCTGTGGCTGCTGCTACCGCAGTATTCTTGATCTACCCAATTGGACAAGGTTCCTTCAGTGATGGTATGCCCTTGGGTATCTCTGGAACCTTCAACTTCATGATCGTGTTCCAAGCAGAACACAACATCTTGATGCACCCCTTCCACATGTTAGGTGTGGCTGGTGTATTCGGTGGTTCTTTGTTCTCCGCAATGCACGGTTCCTTGGTAACTTCCTCCTTAGTTCGTGAAACAACCGAGAACGAATCACAAAACTACGGTTACAAATTCGGACAAGAAGAAGAAACCTACAACATCGTTGCAGCACACGGTTACTTCGGTCGCTTAATCTTCCAATACGCGTCCTTCAACAACAGCCGTTCCTTGCACTTCTTCCTAGCTGCATGGCCTGTAATTGGAATCTGGTTCACAGCGTTGGGCGTAAGCACAATGGCGTTCAACTTGAACGGTTTCAACTTCAACCAGTCTGTGATTGACTCTCAAGGTCGTGTAATTAACACCTGGGCTGATATCATCAACCGCGCTAACTTGGGTATGGAAGTAATGCACGAGCGTAACGCTCACAACTTCCCCTTAGATTTGGCTGCTGGTGATGTTGCTCCTGTTGCTCTCACCGCTCCTGCTATCAACGGTTAA
- a CDS encoding major facilitator superfamily MFS_1 — MQLFGMPVEKGRWLLIPLGATVLLCLGTVYSWSIFRKPLEKLLNINATESLLPFTVLLIMFAILMPITGFYINRFGSRMITAVGGVIMGLGYILSSLDGNLQLLTFTYGAIAGAGVGIVYGVPLAVIAKWFPDKKGLAVGLTVIGFGLSPLITAPLAKSLIDSYGVRQTFVILGITFTLIILAIATVLKTPPPDWKPAGWNPNVAVSGSTSLTNSETILQTPAFYGLWLCYTIGTFSGLAAIGISSPLAQEIIKLDATTAASTVSLFAVFNALGRLFFGWFTDRFSPKLAAIVSFTLVLIASLMMLKAGQGTVATYLVAFALFYFSFGGWLAIAPTTTLILFSAADYAKNYGLVFTAYGAGALGGTLLAGRIRDIFGSYTVFFYPTTALAILGIVLAVFMLKRSFSGSTISQAN, encoded by the coding sequence ATGCAGCTTTTTGGTATGCCAGTAGAAAAGGGCAGATGGTTGCTGATCCCTCTGGGTGCAACAGTTTTACTCTGCCTTGGCACTGTTTATTCATGGAGTATTTTTAGAAAACCTCTAGAGAAATTACTGAATATTAATGCAACAGAAAGTTTGTTGCCATTTACGGTTTTGCTCATCATGTTTGCCATATTGATGCCAATTACTGGCTTTTACATCAATCGCTTCGGTTCTCGGATGATTACCGCAGTTGGTGGTGTAATTATGGGACTTGGTTATATTTTGTCTAGTCTAGATGGCAATTTACAACTGCTGACTTTTACCTACGGTGCGATCGCAGGTGCGGGTGTAGGTATAGTGTATGGTGTACCGTTAGCCGTGATCGCTAAGTGGTTTCCTGATAAAAAAGGTCTTGCAGTTGGTTTAACTGTGATTGGTTTTGGGTTGTCGCCGTTAATTACCGCACCTTTGGCGAAATCACTGATTGATAGCTATGGAGTGCGGCAAACTTTTGTGATTTTAGGTATAACGTTTACACTGATTATTTTAGCGATCGCCACTGTCTTAAAAACACCCCCTCCAGATTGGAAACCAGCCGGTTGGAATCCCAATGTTGCAGTTTCGGGAAGTACATCACTCACCAATTCCGAGACAATATTGCAAACACCAGCATTTTACGGTTTGTGGCTATGCTATACCATCGGTACATTCTCAGGATTGGCAGCAATTGGTATTTCTAGCCCGTTAGCCCAAGAAATAATTAAACTAGATGCAACCACAGCCGCAAGTACAGTTTCTTTATTTGCAGTATTTAATGCTTTAGGTAGGTTGTTTTTTGGTTGGTTTACTGACCGTTTCAGCCCGAAGTTAGCTGCAATTGTTTCTTTTACTTTAGTATTAATTGCATCGCTGATGATGCTCAAAGCAGGCCAAGGAACTGTAGCTACTTATTTAGTAGCATTTGCCCTATTTTATTTTTCTTTTGGTGGCTGGTTAGCGATCGCTCCTACTACCACCTTGATTTTGTTCTCCGCCGCCGATTATGCCAAAAATTATGGTCTAGTTTTCACAGCTTACGGCGCAGGTGCTTTAGGTGGAACTTTATTAGCTGGCAGAATTCGAGATATTTTTGGCAGTTATACAGTTTTCTTCTACCCAACTACAGCACTAGCAATTTTAGGAATTGTGTTAGCTGTGTTTATGCTCAAACGTAGTTTTTCTGGTTCTACGATTAGTCAAGCTAATTAA
- a CDS encoding putative hemolysin has protein sequence MSSITSEILIILVLIIANGIFSMSEMAIVSARKVRLQQLANQGDAKARAALKLAESPNNFLSTVQVGISLIGILTGAFGGATIANRLAVYVKLIPVLAPYSEPVSFGIVVLIITYLSLIIGELVPKRLALNNPERIAAFVAIPMRALAALASPAVHLLSASTELVLRILGITPSEEPQVTEEEIKILIEQGTEAGTFEEAEQDMVERVFRLGDRPVSSFMTPRPDIIWLDLEDTAEENRQKMTENGYSRYPVCQGGLDNVLGIIPVTDLLARSFRNESLDLTVGLRQPVFVPESTRGLKVLELFKQTITHMAIVVDEYGVIQGLVTLNDIMSEIVGDVPAGPGEDEPQAVQREDGSWLLDGMLPVDEFFELFEMEEWESDERGSYQTLGGFVITHLGRIPSAADHFEWEGMRVEVMDMDGNRVDKVLVVPMIDKTQAKKEAE, from the coding sequence ATGTCCTCCATCACTTCTGAAATTTTAATCATTTTGGTACTAATTATTGCCAACGGCATCTTCTCAATGTCTGAGATGGCTATTGTCTCAGCGCGGAAGGTCAGGCTTCAACAGCTTGCCAATCAAGGAGATGCCAAAGCTAGGGCAGCATTAAAACTAGCAGAGTCTCCCAATAATTTTTTATCGACCGTGCAAGTCGGAATTTCTCTTATCGGTATCCTAACTGGTGCTTTTGGGGGAGCTACAATTGCTAATCGGCTGGCAGTATATGTCAAACTTATCCCTGTTTTGGCTCCTTATAGCGAACCTGTCTCCTTTGGGATAGTCGTTTTAATTATTACGTATCTATCTCTAATTATCGGGGAATTAGTGCCGAAGCGGTTGGCATTAAACAACCCAGAAAGAATTGCAGCGTTTGTTGCTATACCAATGCGGGCTTTAGCGGCTTTGGCTTCGCCAGCGGTGCATCTTTTGAGTGCTTCTACAGAATTAGTATTGCGGATTTTAGGGATTACACCTTCAGAAGAACCACAAGTTACTGAAGAAGAAATTAAAATCCTGATTGAGCAAGGTACAGAAGCGGGAACCTTTGAAGAAGCAGAACAAGATATGGTAGAGCGAGTTTTTCGCCTAGGCGATCGCCCTGTTAGTTCTTTTATGACCCCCCGCCCTGATATCATCTGGCTAGACTTAGAAGACACGGCCGAAGAAAACCGCCAAAAAATGACTGAAAATGGTTATTCGCGGTATCCAGTTTGTCAGGGAGGGCTTGATAATGTTCTGGGGATCATTCCTGTAACCGACTTACTCGCCCGCAGTTTTCGTAATGAATCTCTCGATTTAACAGTAGGATTGCGCCAACCTGTGTTTGTCCCAGAAAGCACTCGTGGCTTGAAGGTTTTGGAGTTATTCAAGCAAACAATTACCCACATGGCAATTGTGGTGGATGAATACGGCGTGATTCAAGGATTAGTGACTCTGAACGACATTATGAGCGAAATCGTCGGTGATGTTCCCGCAGGGCCGGGAGAAGACGAACCCCAAGCCGTACAGAGAGAAGATGGTTCCTGGTTACTAGATGGAATGTTACCCGTAGACGAATTCTTTGAACTTTTCGAGATGGAAGAGTGGGAATCTGACGAACGCGGTAGCTACCAAACCTTGGGCGGCTTTGTCATCACCCATTTAGGCCGCATCCCCTCCGCCGCAGATCATTTTGAATGGGAAGGGATGCGGGTTGAGGTGATGGATATGGATGGTAATCGGGTAGATAAGGTGTTAGTTGTACCCATGATTGATAAAACACAGGCGAAGAAAGAAGCAGAATAA
- a CDS encoding transcription-repair coupling factor: protein MAFSSIVRALARSPLTTELLSKLNRQKDLRLNGIPRLPKGLVASALAQNSGRNLFVVCATLEEAGRAYAQLEAMGWQTVHFYPTSEASPYEPFDPETEMTWGQMQVLADLVKSQESVNGQNKTIAVVATTNALQPHLPPPEAFSPLSLTLEKGMEFDLNAFSTKITTLGYERVPLVETEGQWSRRGDIVDIFPVSSELPVRLEWFGDEIEQIREFDPTTQRSALDKIGQIVLTPTSFTPIILDALKDSAEFRVLSAELKNESELDNQESAVLEGSRRFLGLAFAKPASILDYLPENTLIAIDEPEQCHAHSDRWVENAEEQWSLGTGELNLGSLQLPKIHRSFDDCLAELTQFQTVYLSEIAEENNGVNLASRSVPVTPHQFGKLAETLRQERDRNFSIWLISAQPSRSVSLLQEHDCPAQFIPNPRDYQAIEKQQINHVPVALKYSGLAELEGFILPTYRLVVVTDREFYGQHSLATPGYIRKRRKAASKQVDPNKLRPGDYVVHRSHGIGKFVKLESLTINDETRDYIVVQYADGLLRVAADQVGSLSRFRATGDKAPELHKMTGKAWENTKNRVRKAIKKLAVDLLKLYAARSQQQGYSYPQDMPWQEEMEDSFPYQPTTDQLKAVQDVKRDMESDRPMDRLVCGDVGFGKTEVAIRAIFKAVTSGKQVALLAPTTILTQQHYHTLKERFAPYPVNVGLLNRFRTAEERRNIQKRLATGELDIVVGTHQLLGKSVNFKDLGLLVIDEEQRFGVNQKEKIKSLKTQVDVLTLSATPIPRTLYMSLSGIREMSLITTPPPTRRPIKTHLSPRNPESVRSAIRQELDRGGQVFYVVPRVDGIEEITANLREMVPGARFAIAHGQMDESELESTMLTFSNGDADILVCTTIIESGLDIPRVNTILIEDAHRFGLSQLYQLRGRVGRAGIQAHAWLFYPKQRTLSDAARQRLRAIQEFTQLGSGYQLAMRDMEIRGVGNLLGAEQSGQMDAIGFDLYMEMLEEAIREIRGQEIPQVDDTQIDLNLTAFVPADYIPDIDQKMSAYRAVASAKSKDELAQIAAEWSDRYGTLPVPANQLLRVMELKQLAKKLGFSRIKPENKQHVILETPMEEPAWNLLAANLPEHLKTRFVYSPGKVTVRGLAVMKADQQLQSLIDAMGRMQGAIAEAVVV, encoded by the coding sequence ATGGCATTTTCTTCTATTGTGCGTGCCTTGGCGCGATCGCCTCTCACCACAGAACTGCTTTCTAAGCTCAATCGGCAAAAAGATTTACGCTTAAATGGAATTCCCCGTTTACCCAAGGGTCTGGTAGCATCGGCATTAGCACAAAATTCAGGCAGGAATTTATTTGTTGTTTGTGCCACCCTGGAGGAAGCCGGACGCGCTTACGCTCAATTAGAGGCGATGGGATGGCAAACAGTCCATTTTTACCCCACTTCGGAAGCCTCCCCTTACGAACCTTTTGATCCCGAAACGGAAATGACTTGGGGACAAATGCAGGTTTTGGCTGATTTGGTGAAGAGTCAAGAGTCTGTCAATGGTCAAAATAAGACTATAGCGGTGGTTGCTACTACCAATGCGTTACAGCCGCATTTGCCGCCTCCAGAGGCTTTTTCACCTCTTAGCCTGACCCTGGAAAAGGGGATGGAATTTGACTTAAATGCTTTCAGTACAAAAATTACTACTTTGGGTTACGAACGAGTACCCTTGGTAGAAACAGAAGGACAATGGAGTCGACGCGGTGATATTGTCGATATTTTTCCAGTATCTTCAGAATTGCCAGTGCGCTTGGAATGGTTTGGCGACGAAATCGAACAAATCAGAGAATTTGACCCCACAACTCAGCGTTCTGCCCTTGATAAAATAGGCCAAATTGTGCTTACTCCCACCAGCTTTACTCCGATTATTTTAGATGCACTGAAGGATAGTGCGGAGTTCCGAGTGCTGAGTGCTGAGTTGAAGAATGAATCGGAACTTGATAATCAAGAGTCAGCAGTCCTAGAAGGAAGCCGTAGGTTTTTAGGTCTGGCGTTTGCAAAACCAGCATCGATTTTAGATTATCTGCCTGAAAATACTTTAATTGCTATTGATGAACCAGAACAGTGTCACGCCCATAGCGATCGCTGGGTGGAAAATGCAGAGGAACAATGGTCGCTAGGGACTGGGGAATTAAATTTAGGTTCTTTACAATTGCCTAAAATTCATCGGTCTTTTGATGATTGCTTGGCAGAACTTACCCAATTTCAAACTGTTTATTTATCGGAAATCGCAGAAGAAAACAATGGGGTCAATTTAGCGAGTCGGTCTGTACCAGTTACACCGCACCAGTTTGGTAAATTAGCTGAGACACTACGCCAAGAACGCGATCGCAATTTCTCAATCTGGTTAATTTCTGCCCAACCTTCCCGTTCTGTCTCCTTACTCCAAGAACACGACTGTCCGGCGCAGTTTATCCCCAACCCGCGTGACTACCAAGCGATTGAAAAGCAGCAAATCAACCACGTACCAGTCGCCCTAAAATATTCCGGTTTGGCAGAACTAGAAGGATTTATTCTGCCGACGTATCGCTTGGTAGTGGTCACCGACCGCGAATTTTACGGTCAGCACTCCCTCGCAACACCTGGATACATCCGCAAACGTCGTAAGGCGGCTTCTAAGCAAGTTGACCCGAATAAACTGCGTCCGGGAGATTATGTAGTACATCGAAGCCACGGGATTGGTAAATTCGTCAAGCTGGAAAGTTTGACGATTAACGATGAAACCCGCGATTACATCGTCGTACAGTACGCCGATGGTCTTTTGCGGGTGGCGGCTGACCAAGTTGGTTCTTTGTCAAGGTTTCGCGCCACAGGCGATAAAGCGCCAGAACTGCACAAAATGACCGGGAAGGCTTGGGAAAACACCAAGAACCGTGTCCGCAAAGCTATTAAGAAATTAGCGGTAGACTTGCTGAAATTGTATGCAGCGCGATCGCAACAACAAGGTTACTCCTATCCCCAAGATATGCCTTGGCAAGAGGAAATGGAAGATTCCTTCCCTTACCAACCCACCACCGACCAGCTAAAAGCCGTCCAAGATGTGAAACGCGACATGGAAAGCGATCGCCCAATGGATCGCTTAGTTTGTGGTGACGTTGGTTTCGGGAAAACGGAAGTAGCAATCCGCGCCATTTTCAAAGCCGTGACTTCTGGTAAACAAGTCGCACTCTTAGCACCAACTACCATCCTCACCCAGCAACACTACCACACCCTCAAAGAACGCTTTGCCCCTTACCCTGTGAATGTCGGCTTACTCAACCGCTTCCGCACCGCTGAAGAACGTCGCAATATTCAAAAACGATTGGCGACGGGTGAGTTAGATATCGTTGTCGGTACGCATCAACTTTTAGGGAAAAGTGTAAATTTCAAAGATTTAGGACTGTTGGTCATAGACGAAGAACAACGGTTTGGGGTGAACCAAAAAGAGAAAATTAAATCTTTGAAAACTCAGGTTGACGTGCTGACTCTCTCCGCCACACCTATTCCCCGTACCTTGTATATGTCTTTATCTGGGATTCGGGAAATGAGTTTGATTACCACACCACCCCCCACCAGACGACCAATTAAAACCCATCTTTCCCCCAGAAACCCCGAAAGTGTCCGCAGCGCCATTCGCCAAGAACTGGATCGGGGCGGACAGGTGTTTTACGTAGTTCCACGGGTTGATGGCATAGAAGAGATTACAGCCAATCTTCGGGAGATGGTACCAGGCGCGAGATTTGCGATCGCTCACGGGCAAATGGACGAAAGCGAGTTAGAATCAACCATGCTCACCTTTAGTAATGGTGACGCAGACATATTAGTATGTACGACAATTATTGAATCTGGGTTAGATATTCCCCGCGTCAACACCATCTTAATTGAAGATGCACACCGTTTTGGATTATCGCAACTATACCAATTACGCGGTCGTGTCGGTCGGGCGGGGATTCAAGCTCATGCTTGGTTATTCTATCCCAAGCAACGCACATTATCTGATGCCGCACGGCAAAGGTTACGGGCAATACAAGAATTTACTCAACTCGGTTCCGGGTATCAACTCGCGATGCGCGACATGGAAATCCGCGGCGTGGGTAACTTGCTAGGTGCAGAACAATCTGGTCAAATGGATGCGATCGGTTTTGATTTGTACATGGAAATGTTAGAAGAAGCGATTCGAGAAATTCGCGGTCAAGAAATACCCCAAGTTGACGATACGCAAATTGACCTCAACCTCACTGCATTTGTCCCTGCTGATTATATTCCCGATATCGATCAAAAGATGAGTGCGTATCGTGCAGTAGCATCTGCCAAATCGAAAGATGAACTAGCGCAGATTGCAGCCGAATGGAGCGATCGCTATGGTACTTTACCCGTCCCCGCCAATCAACTGTTACGCGTGATGGAACTAAAACAATTAGCGAAAAAATTAGGATTTAGCCGTATCAAACCAGAAAACAAACAACACGTAATTTTAGAAACCCCAATGGAAGAACCTGCTTGGAATTTACTCGCAGCCAACTTACCAGAACATCTCAAAACACGCTTTGTTTACTCTCCAGGTAAAGTCACAGTCCGCGGTTTAGCGGTGATGAAAGCCGACCAACAATTGCAAAGCTTGATTGATGCAATGGGGAGAATGCAAGGTGCGATCGCCGAAGCGGTTGTTGTTTAA